A single genomic interval of Halorubrum aethiopicum harbors:
- a CDS encoding amidohydrolase, whose protein sequence is MSAKTVYETVESERELLYDLAERLWETPELGLHEHESAEALATTLREEGFEVDMGVAGMPTAFVATYGEGDPTIGILGEYDALPGLSQEVKAERSPIERGGPGHGCGHNLFGTATLGAAVAVKRAIADGDLAGTIRYYGCPAEETLVGKTYMARAGVFDDLDAALTWHPGDLNTPRVGSSNALNSLLFEFEGEAAHAGGSPDSGRSALDAVELTNVGVEFMREHISDDARLHYSIPDGGDAPNVVPAEASVWYFVRAPSREEVERNTDWLRDIAQGAATMTQTTVEERFLSGCHDYLANGPVTDVIWENMEAVGPIEYDDEDREFARELLETVSESNRESRLEDLPEDLRETVEPHALYPEPVPPFNEDEVSGGSTEVGDVSYIAPTGQFNAATWPVGAPGHSWQVVAANGDFGKKGMLFAAKVLAGAAHDLMTDPETLAAAREEFEAATGGEPYETPLPPEAEPPFDMTAE, encoded by the coding sequence ATGAGCGCGAAGACGGTGTACGAGACGGTCGAATCGGAGCGGGAACTGCTGTACGACCTCGCCGAGCGGCTCTGGGAGACCCCCGAACTGGGCCTCCACGAACACGAGTCGGCGGAGGCGCTCGCGACGACGCTGCGCGAGGAGGGGTTCGAGGTCGACATGGGCGTCGCCGGGATGCCGACCGCGTTCGTCGCGACCTACGGCGAGGGCGACCCGACGATCGGCATCTTGGGCGAGTACGACGCGCTCCCCGGCCTCTCACAGGAGGTGAAAGCCGAGCGCTCGCCGATAGAGCGGGGCGGGCCGGGCCACGGCTGCGGCCACAACCTCTTCGGCACCGCGACGCTCGGGGCCGCGGTCGCCGTGAAGCGGGCGATCGCGGACGGCGACCTCGCCGGGACGATCCGCTACTACGGCTGTCCCGCCGAGGAGACGCTCGTCGGGAAGACGTACATGGCCCGCGCGGGCGTCTTCGACGACCTCGACGCCGCGTTGACCTGGCACCCCGGCGACCTGAACACGCCGCGGGTGGGCAGCTCGAACGCGCTCAACTCGCTTCTCTTCGAGTTCGAGGGCGAGGCCGCCCACGCCGGCGGCTCGCCGGACTCCGGTCGGAGCGCGCTCGACGCGGTCGAGCTCACCAACGTCGGCGTCGAGTTCATGCGCGAGCATATCTCCGACGACGCCCGGCTCCACTACTCGATCCCGGACGGCGGCGACGCCCCGAACGTCGTGCCCGCCGAGGCGTCGGTGTGGTACTTCGTGCGCGCGCCGAGCCGCGAGGAGGTCGAGCGCAACACCGACTGGCTGCGCGACATCGCGCAGGGCGCGGCGACGATGACGCAGACGACGGTCGAAGAGCGGTTCCTCTCCGGCTGTCACGACTACCTCGCGAACGGTCCCGTCACGGACGTCATCTGGGAGAACATGGAGGCCGTGGGACCGATCGAGTACGACGACGAGGACCGCGAGTTCGCCCGCGAGCTGCTCGAGACGGTCTCCGAGAGCAACCGCGAGTCGCGTCTCGAGGACCTCCCCGAGGACCTCCGCGAGACGGTCGAGCCGCACGCGCTGTATCCGGAGCCGGTTCCGCCGTTCAACGAGGACGAGGTCTCCGGCGGGTCGACCGAGGTCGGCGACGTGAGCTACATCGCGCCCACCGGGCAGTTCAACGCGGCGACCTGGCCGGTCGGCGCGCCGGGCCACTCCTGGCAGGTCGTCGCCGCCAACGGCGACTTCGGGAAGAAGGGGATGCTCTTCGCCGCGAAGGTGCTCGCCGGGGCGGCACACGACCTCATGACCGACCCGGAGACGCTCGCGGCCGCGCGCGAGGAGTTCGAGGCGGCGACCGGCGGCGAGCCGTACGAGACGCCGCTGCCGCCGGAGGCGGAGCCGCCGTTCGACATGACCGCCGAGTGA
- a CDS encoding cation:proton antiporter, which yields MALLDVGVMFAAIAVAGAAANRLGQSVIPFYIVVGMALGEHVLGRFALPRFGVVYVPETEFIALGAELGIVFLLFFLGLEFNLDRLLARRSEIGTAGTIDLANFGVGLVLGWLVFGAFLPAFLLAGIVYISSSAVITKSLIDLGWIANDEAEPMLGTLVYEDLFIAVYLAVASALVLGGGDVAAAATDVGIAIGFIAVLLGLVQFGTPAFDRLVATDNKEFVALRTIAAVVLVAGAALALGVSEAVAAFFIGMAFSATDYLHEVESLLEPVRDTFAAVFFFWIGLVTDPALFGGVAALVALAVVVTTPTKLVTGYFAGRAFDLGVRRSARVGLGMTTRGEFSLIIATVAASGAAAGTFDPEVAATLNAFAVGYVLVMAILGTTLMAHSGPFERAAVSWFGEETSAGGDSTPGE from the coding sequence GTGGCGCTTCTCGACGTCGGCGTCATGTTCGCCGCGATCGCGGTCGCCGGCGCGGCCGCGAACCGCCTCGGCCAGTCGGTGATCCCCTTCTACATCGTCGTCGGGATGGCGCTCGGCGAGCACGTCCTCGGCCGGTTCGCCCTCCCACGATTCGGCGTCGTCTACGTCCCGGAGACGGAGTTCATCGCGCTCGGGGCGGAGCTCGGGATCGTCTTCCTCCTCTTCTTTCTGGGGCTGGAGTTCAACCTCGACCGCCTGCTCGCTCGGCGCTCGGAGATCGGGACGGCGGGCACGATCGACCTCGCGAACTTCGGCGTGGGGCTCGTCCTCGGCTGGCTCGTCTTCGGCGCGTTCCTGCCGGCGTTCCTGCTCGCGGGGATCGTCTACATCTCCTCGTCGGCGGTGATCACGAAGTCGCTCATCGATCTCGGCTGGATCGCCAACGACGAGGCCGAACCGATGCTCGGCACCCTGGTGTACGAGGACCTGTTCATCGCCGTCTACCTCGCGGTCGCGTCCGCGCTGGTGCTCGGCGGCGGCGACGTCGCCGCCGCGGCCACGGACGTCGGGATCGCGATCGGGTTCATCGCCGTGCTGTTGGGGCTCGTCCAGTTCGGAACGCCGGCGTTCGACCGGCTGGTGGCGACCGACAACAAGGAGTTCGTCGCGCTGCGGACGATCGCGGCCGTCGTGTTGGTCGCGGGCGCGGCGCTCGCGCTCGGCGTCAGCGAGGCGGTCGCCGCCTTCTTCATCGGGATGGCCTTCTCCGCGACCGACTACCTCCACGAGGTCGAGTCGCTGTTGGAGCCCGTCCGCGACACCTTCGCCGCGGTCTTCTTCTTCTGGATCGGGCTCGTCACCGACCCGGCGCTGTTCGGGGGAGTCGCCGCGCTCGTCGCGCTCGCGGTGGTCGTCACCACGCCGACGAAGCTCGTCACGGGCTACTTCGCCGGGCGCGCGTTCGATCTCGGGGTCCGGCGGTCGGCGCGGGTCGGGCTCGGGATGACCACCCGCGGGGAGTTCTCGCTCATCATCGCGACGGTCGCCGCCAGCGGGGCAGCGGCCGGCACGTTCGACCCGGAGGTGGCAGCGACGCTCAACGCCTTCGCCGTCGGCTACGTCCTCGTGATGGCGATACTCGGAACCACGCTGATGGCCCACTCGGGGCCGTTCGAGCGGGCGGCCGTCTCGTGGTTCGGCGAGGAGACGTCGGCCGGGGGAGATTCGACGCCCGGGGAGTGA
- a CDS encoding cation:proton antiporter regulatory subunit — translation MTITESDLPGVGKKFEIELDDGEMIVVIHNTGKRELFYRPEPSADSEKTFEFGDDLARTIGSIIEGAHFQPLEPATQETTLPGGILLEWYELPPGSPLVGETLESADIGNRTGLAVVAIQRGDEVIDSPDAGTVLREGDTVIGVGTRENCEAFEELLTE, via the coding sequence ATGACGATCACCGAATCCGACCTGCCGGGCGTCGGAAAGAAGTTCGAGATCGAACTCGACGACGGCGAGATGATCGTCGTCATCCACAACACGGGCAAACGGGAGCTGTTCTACAGGCCCGAGCCGAGCGCGGACAGCGAGAAGACCTTCGAGTTCGGCGACGACCTGGCCCGCACCATCGGGTCGATCATCGAGGGAGCGCACTTCCAGCCGCTCGAGCCGGCGACCCAGGAGACCACCCTGCCGGGCGGGATCCTCTTGGAGTGGTACGAGCTCCCGCCGGGCTCCCCGCTCGTCGGCGAGACGCTGGAGAGCGCCGACATCGGCAACCGGACCGGGCTCGCGGTCGTCGCCATCCAGCGCGGCGACGAGGTCATCGACAGCCCCGACGCCGGCACGGTCCTCCGGGAGGGAGACACCGTGATCGGGGTCGGCACCCGCGAGAACTGCGAGGCCTTCGAGGAGCTCCTGACGGAATGA
- a CDS encoding DUF7562 family protein — protein sequence MWRSPRSRDRRTVVCIACGESVLREDAREYDKEGNRWDRRDKEFEHLCVDCDDELCHQPRDGLESLVLSIESDGLSQEEFLDRYTDAVTDSATRRDDG from the coding sequence ATGTGGCGCTCCCCGAGGAGCCGGGACCGTCGGACCGTGGTCTGCATCGCGTGCGGGGAGTCGGTGCTGCGCGAGGACGCGCGCGAGTACGACAAGGAGGGGAACCGCTGGGACCGGCGGGACAAGGAGTTCGAACACCTCTGTGTCGACTGCGACGACGAGCTCTGTCACCAGCCGCGGGACGGCCTCGAGTCGCTCGTGCTCTCCATCGAGTCCGACGGCCTCTCACAGGAGGAGTTCCTCGACCGGTACACCGACGCCGTCACCGACTCCGCGACGCGACGCGACGACGGGTGA
- a CDS encoding ribonuclease catalytic domain-containing protein, which yields MSDDEPKQGSAEDQGPVTVTPELAERLADKREELFEEFGIRDEFPPAVLREAEARTEGVREEIEAEIDERRDLRDLTTWTTDPVDAQDFDDAISIEREADAYRLWVHIADVTHYVTPDTAMWEEAVERANTVYLPAYTIHMLPPVLAETVCSLVPEEDRLAHTVEMVIDDETLSFEDVEIYKSVINSDERLTYSECENRLEDPSLPLGKENELAYELADRMHEQRKEDGSLVLNPSRDRAHTIIEESMLKANKAVTHTLMWDRGVEAMYRVHPQPTPDQWNEALKEIQELDGVSIPGSAWGDDPRKAVNAALEESPDRQLNKIQRAVLKVMPRAKYMNDPFGGHHALNFDIYGHFTSPIRRLSDMINHWIVHENDVPENLIELCDRASDKQKDGETAERLYKQFLQEQGLDPYAVNNRGLEVVEDAEEAKHTV from the coding sequence ATGTCAGACGACGAGCCGAAACAGGGCTCCGCCGAGGACCAGGGTCCGGTGACGGTCACGCCGGAGTTGGCCGAGCGGCTGGCCGACAAGCGCGAGGAGCTCTTCGAGGAGTTCGGCATCCGCGACGAGTTCCCGCCGGCGGTCCTCCGCGAGGCCGAGGCCCGGACAGAGGGCGTCCGCGAGGAGATCGAAGCCGAGATCGACGAGCGGCGGGATCTCCGCGACCTCACGACCTGGACGACCGACCCCGTCGACGCCCAGGACTTCGACGACGCCATCTCGATCGAGCGCGAGGCGGACGCCTACCGGCTGTGGGTCCACATCGCCGACGTGACCCACTACGTCACGCCCGACACCGCGATGTGGGAGGAGGCGGTCGAGCGCGCGAACACGGTCTACCTGCCCGCCTACACGATCCACATGCTGCCGCCGGTGCTCGCCGAGACCGTCTGCTCGCTCGTCCCCGAGGAGGACCGGCTCGCGCACACGGTGGAGATGGTGATCGACGACGAGACGCTCTCTTTCGAGGACGTCGAGATCTACAAGTCCGTGATCAACTCCGACGAGCGGCTCACCTACAGCGAGTGTGAGAACCGGCTCGAGGACCCCTCCCTGCCGCTCGGCAAGGAGAACGAGCTCGCCTACGAGCTGGCCGACCGGATGCACGAACAGCGCAAGGAGGACGGTTCCCTCGTCTTGAACCCGAGCCGCGACCGCGCACACACCATCATCGAGGAGTCGATGCTGAAGGCGAACAAGGCGGTGACACACACCCTGATGTGGGACCGCGGCGTCGAGGCGATGTACCGCGTCCACCCGCAGCCGACCCCCGACCAGTGGAACGAGGCGCTAAAGGAGATCCAGGAGCTCGACGGCGTCTCCATCCCCGGCTCCGCGTGGGGCGACGACCCCCGGAAGGCGGTCAACGCCGCCTTGGAGGAGTCGCCCGACCGCCAGCTCAACAAGATCCAGCGGGCCGTGCTCAAAGTGATGCCCCGTGCGAAGTACATGAACGACCCGTTCGGCGGCCACCACGCGCTCAACTTCGACATCTACGGCCACTTCACCTCGCCCATCCGTCGGCTGTCGGACATGATCAACCACTGGATCGTCCACGAGAACGACGTGCCCGAGAACCTGATCGAGCTCTGTGACCGCGCCAGCGACAAACAGAAGGACGGCGAGACCGCCGAACGGCTCTACAAGCAGTTCCTCCAGGAACAGGGGCTCGATCCCTACGCCGTGAACAACCGCGGACTGGAGGTCGTCGAAGACGCCGAGGAGGCGAAGCACACGGTCTGA
- the leuS gene encoding leucine--tRNA ligase, whose product MSQEAYDHTAVESRWQEAWEDAAVYRTPDEVDDPTYVLGMYPYPSGKLHMGHVRNYTITDAYARYRRMRGDDVLHPMGWDAFGLPAENAAKERDTNPRDWTFDCIDTMKGQMKSMGFGYDWDREVTTCTPEYYEWNQWLFSRFSDAGLVERREAEVNWCPSCETVLADEQVEGDAELCWRCDTPVETRDLDQWFLKITEYADELLEAIDDLEGWPNSVRQMQRNWIGRQHGTELEFAIDGHDSVTAFTTRVDTVFGATFFALAPDHPISEALAEEDDAVHEFVRHEADPDGDEPNGVETGLTATNPVTGEEIPVFVADFVLSDVGTGALMAVPAHDERDHAFATKKGLEIRPVIAPEPDDWDGETVPDAPDAGEAAFTDDGVLVDSGEYSGLDSETARERLTAEIESAEESVQYQLRDWGISRQRYWGTPIPVVHCDDCGPVSVPDEDLPVELPEFINTTGNPLDAAEEWKATTCPECGAAATRETDTMDTFVDSSWYFLRYVSPDLADAPFDLERANDWMPVDQYVGGIEHAVMHLLYSRFFTKVLADEEGLKHREPFTNLLAQGMVQLDGKKMSKSKGNVVSPQRIVEEYGADTARLFMMQAAQPERDFDWSEEGVKSTHRFLARLSDLVEGYAAGDVETADRDPDRDTIDEYVADETDAAVAIARDEYDDLTFNVALREAQELVRTLRSYREHAEPHPAVYERGLDVAVRLLAPVAPHLAEELWETLGRDGFVVEADWPTATADRETVERRRRLVANTREDVRDIVEVADIRDPERIDVVVAPDWKYDALEIAIDSDADNLIGELMAEDHIRERGDEAASYGQDLQAEREALSETLSGDEEYAALRAAAWLIEREFDAPVVVERAADADPETARHAEPGRPAIDIVE is encoded by the coding sequence ATGTCTCAGGAGGCTTACGACCACACCGCGGTCGAGAGTCGGTGGCAGGAGGCGTGGGAAGACGCCGCCGTGTACCGCACGCCGGACGAGGTGGACGACCCCACCTACGTCCTCGGGATGTACCCGTACCCGTCCGGGAAGCTCCACATGGGCCACGTCCGCAACTACACGATCACGGACGCGTACGCCCGCTACCGCCGGATGCGCGGCGACGACGTGCTCCACCCGATGGGGTGGGACGCCTTCGGCCTCCCCGCCGAGAACGCCGCCAAGGAGCGCGACACCAACCCCCGCGACTGGACGTTCGACTGTATCGACACGATGAAGGGACAGATGAAGTCGATGGGGTTCGGCTACGACTGGGACCGGGAGGTCACCACCTGTACCCCCGAGTACTACGAGTGGAACCAGTGGCTCTTCTCCCGATTCTCCGATGCCGGGCTCGTCGAGCGCCGCGAGGCCGAGGTGAACTGGTGTCCCTCCTGTGAGACGGTGCTGGCCGACGAGCAGGTCGAGGGCGACGCGGAGCTGTGCTGGCGGTGTGACACGCCCGTCGAGACGCGCGACCTGGACCAGTGGTTCCTGAAGATCACCGAGTACGCCGACGAGCTCCTGGAGGCCATCGACGACCTGGAGGGGTGGCCGAACTCCGTGCGCCAGATGCAGCGCAACTGGATCGGCCGCCAGCACGGGACCGAACTGGAGTTCGCTATCGACGGCCACGACAGCGTCACGGCGTTCACCACCCGCGTCGACACCGTCTTCGGCGCGACGTTCTTCGCGCTCGCGCCCGACCACCCGATAAGCGAGGCGCTGGCCGAGGAGGACGACGCCGTCCACGAGTTCGTCCGCCACGAGGCCGACCCCGACGGCGACGAGCCGAACGGCGTCGAGACCGGACTGACCGCCACGAACCCCGTCACCGGCGAGGAGATCCCCGTCTTCGTCGCCGACTTCGTGCTCTCCGACGTGGGGACGGGCGCGCTGATGGCCGTGCCGGCCCACGATGAGCGCGACCACGCGTTCGCGACGAAGAAGGGCCTCGAGATCCGTCCGGTGATCGCGCCCGAACCCGACGACTGGGACGGGGAGACGGTTCCGGACGCGCCCGACGCGGGCGAGGCGGCGTTCACCGACGACGGCGTCCTCGTCGACTCCGGCGAGTACAGCGGCCTCGACAGCGAGACGGCCCGTGAACGGCTGACGGCGGAGATCGAGAGCGCCGAGGAGAGCGTCCAGTACCAGCTTCGCGACTGGGGGATCTCCCGCCAGCGCTACTGGGGGACGCCGATCCCGGTCGTCCACTGCGACGACTGCGGGCCCGTGTCCGTGCCCGACGAGGACCTCCCGGTGGAGCTGCCGGAGTTCATCAACACGACCGGGAACCCGCTCGACGCCGCCGAGGAGTGGAAGGCGACGACGTGTCCGGAGTGCGGCGCGGCCGCGACCCGCGAGACCGACACGATGGACACGTTCGTCGACTCCTCGTGGTACTTCCTGCGGTACGTCTCGCCGGACCTGGCCGACGCGCCGTTCGATCTCGAGCGCGCCAACGACTGGATGCCGGTCGACCAGTACGTCGGCGGCATCGAACACGCCGTGATGCACCTGCTGTACTCGCGCTTCTTCACCAAGGTGCTGGCCGACGAGGAAGGGTTGAAACACCGCGAGCCGTTCACGAACCTGCTCGCGCAGGGCATGGTCCAACTGGACGGCAAGAAGATGTCGAAATCGAAGGGGAACGTCGTCTCGCCCCAGCGGATCGTCGAGGAGTACGGCGCGGACACCGCGCGGCTGTTCATGATGCAGGCGGCCCAGCCCGAGCGCGACTTCGACTGGTCGGAGGAGGGCGTCAAGTCGACGCACCGCTTTTTGGCCCGCCTCTCCGACCTCGTCGAGGGGTACGCCGCCGGCGACGTCGAAACCGCCGATCGGGACCCGGATCGCGACACCATCGACGAGTACGTCGCCGACGAGACGGACGCCGCCGTCGCCATCGCCCGCGACGAGTACGACGACCTCACCTTCAACGTCGCGTTGCGCGAGGCCCAGGAGCTCGTCCGGACGCTCCGGAGCTACCGCGAGCACGCGGAGCCGCACCCCGCGGTCTACGAGCGCGGGCTGGACGTCGCCGTCCGGCTGCTCGCGCCGGTCGCCCCGCACCTCGCCGAGGAGCTGTGGGAGACGCTCGGCCGCGACGGGTTCGTCGTCGAGGCCGACTGGCCGACCGCGACCGCCGACCGCGAGACGGTCGAGCGCCGCCGCCGGCTGGTGGCGAACACGCGCGAGGACGTCCGCGACATCGTCGAGGTCGCCGACATCCGCGACCCGGAGCGGATCGACGTCGTCGTCGCGCCCGACTGGAAGTACGACGCCCTCGAGATCGCGATCGACAGCGACGCCGACAACCTGATCGGCGAGCTGATGGCGGAAGACCACATCCGCGAGCGGGGCGACGAGGCGGCGTCCTACGGGCAGGACCTCCAGGCGGAGCGGGAGGCGCTCTCGGAGACGCTCTCCGGCGACGAGGAGTACGCGGCGCTGCGCGCGGCCGCCTGGCTGATCGAGCGCGAGTTCGACGCGCCCGTCGTCGTCGAGCGCGCCGCGGACGCCGACCCGGAGACCGCCCGCCACGCCGAGCCCGGTCGCCCCGCGATCGACATCGTGGAGTGA
- the hisE gene encoding phosphoribosyl-ATP diphosphatase gives MGGASSDGATAGDAVLDELFATIESRKRELPDDSYTASLFTHEKGENAVLEKIGEESTEAILAAKDDDLEELTYESADLVYHLLVLLAMKDLDLEDLRGELRDRF, from the coding sequence GTGGGCGGCGCTTCTTCCGACGGGGCCACCGCCGGCGACGCGGTCCTCGACGAGCTGTTCGCGACGATCGAGTCGCGAAAGCGGGAGCTTCCCGACGACTCCTACACTGCCTCGCTTTTCACCCACGAGAAGGGCGAGAACGCGGTGTTGGAGAAGATCGGCGAGGAGTCGACGGAGGCGATCCTGGCGGCGAAGGACGACGACCTCGAGGAGCTCACCTACGAGAGCGCCGACCTCGTCTACCACCTGCTGGTGTTGCTCGCGATGAAGGACCTCGACCTCGAGGACCTCCGTGGGGAGCTTCGCGACCGGTTCTAG
- the pdxT gene encoding pyridoxal 5'-phosphate synthase glutaminase subunit PdxT has product MKAGVIAVQGDVAEHAEAIRRAATAHGESAEVVEVRDSGIVPDCDVLLMPGGESTTISRLIHREGIAAEIRDHVGAGKPVLATCAGLIVCSRDAKDDRVDALGLVDVSVDRNAFGRQKDSFEAKVPVEGLSEPFHAVFIRAPAIDEVGEGVETLATVDGRPVAVRDGPVFATSFHPELTADSRIHDLAFFPDSEVEA; this is encoded by the coding sequence ATGAAAGCTGGCGTCATCGCGGTCCAGGGCGACGTGGCCGAACACGCGGAGGCGATCCGCCGCGCCGCGACCGCCCACGGCGAGTCCGCGGAGGTCGTCGAGGTCAGGGACTCGGGGATCGTCCCCGACTGCGACGTCCTCCTGATGCCGGGCGGGGAGTCGACGACCATCTCGCGGCTGATCCACCGCGAGGGGATCGCGGCGGAGATCCGCGACCACGTCGGGGCCGGCAAGCCGGTGCTCGCGACGTGTGCCGGGCTCATCGTGTGCTCGCGCGACGCCAAGGACGACCGGGTCGACGCGCTCGGGCTCGTCGACGTCTCCGTCGACCGCAACGCGTTCGGCAGACAGAAGGACTCCTTCGAGGCGAAGGTCCCCGTCGAGGGGCTCTCGGAACCGTTCCACGCGGTGTTCATCCGCGCGCCCGCGATCGACGAGGTCGGCGAGGGCGTCGAGACGCTCGCGACGGTCGACGGCCGGCCGGTCGCGGTGCGCGACGGCCCCGTGTTCGCCACCTCCTTCCACCCCGAACTCACCGCTGACTCGCGGATCCACGACCTCGCCTTCTTCCCCGACAGCGAGGTGGAGGCGTGA
- a CDS encoding cytochrome c biogenesis protein CcdA, with product MTDVSLATNVPFAVTAGVATFFSPCAYPLLPGYVGFYVNQIDAEEVSIAGAGSRGIAAGLGVLATFAVLAGATVRVGHSTLSNITVFESLVGGLLVVFGLLVVAGRTPSISVPLPKRRASVLGFGIFGAGYALAGAGCVAPIFLAVIARAIALPTEAAFLLLGTYAGVVAALMVATTVATGMGLLTNAGRIMAHSGTLKRVAGAVMVLAGVGQLYLALVVY from the coding sequence ATGACCGATGTCTCGCTCGCGACCAACGTTCCCTTCGCCGTGACCGCGGGCGTGGCGACGTTCTTCTCGCCGTGCGCGTACCCGCTCTTGCCCGGCTACGTCGGGTTCTACGTGAATCAGATCGACGCGGAGGAGGTCTCGATCGCGGGGGCCGGATCCCGCGGGATCGCCGCCGGGCTCGGCGTGCTGGCGACGTTCGCCGTCCTCGCGGGCGCGACCGTGCGCGTCGGCCACTCGACGCTCTCGAACATCACCGTCTTCGAGTCGCTCGTCGGCGGGCTGCTCGTCGTCTTCGGGCTGCTCGTCGTCGCCGGGCGGACCCCGTCGATATCGGTCCCGCTCCCCAAGCGCCGCGCGAGCGTCCTCGGGTTCGGGATCTTCGGCGCGGGGTACGCGCTGGCGGGCGCGGGCTGCGTCGCGCCGATCTTCCTCGCCGTGATCGCTCGAGCGATCGCGCTCCCGACCGAGGCCGCGTTCCTGCTCCTCGGCACCTACGCGGGCGTCGTCGCTGCGCTGATGGTCGCGACCACGGTGGCGACCGGGATGGGCCTGCTCACGAACGCCGGCCGGATCATGGCGCACTCGGGGACGCTGAAGCGGGTCGCCGGCGCGGTGATGGTGCTCGCGGGCGTCGGCCAGCTGTACCTCGCGCTCGTCGTCTACTGA
- a CDS encoding TlpA family protein disulfide reductase produces MERRHLLAGIASAGVLGAGGVVATGSVPDGLGFGDSAEPVEPTTLPTIEAPGSRDGEVTIPAEGRATFVDFFGTWCPPCAEQMPALAEAHDRLGDEVLFVSVTTENVGNAVDEETVVDWWTEHDGDWLVAADVSAELFTRLDVNGFPSARAIDAAGRVRWATSGTHTTEEFVDGIERALDR; encoded by the coding sequence ATGGAGCGCCGACACCTCCTCGCCGGGATCGCGAGCGCCGGCGTGTTGGGCGCGGGCGGCGTCGTCGCGACGGGGAGTGTGCCGGACGGGCTAGGATTCGGCGACAGCGCGGAGCCGGTCGAACCGACGACGCTGCCGACGATCGAGGCTCCCGGCAGCCGCGACGGTGAGGTGACGATCCCCGCCGAGGGACGGGCCACGTTCGTCGACTTCTTCGGGACGTGGTGTCCACCCTGTGCCGAGCAGATGCCGGCGCTCGCCGAGGCGCACGATCGGCTCGGCGACGAGGTGTTGTTCGTCTCGGTGACCACGGAAAACGTCGGCAACGCGGTCGACGAGGAAACGGTCGTCGACTGGTGGACGGAACACGACGGTGACTGGCTCGTTGCGGCTGACGTCTCGGCCGAACTCTTCACGCGACTCGACGTCAACGGGTTCCCGAGCGCTCGCGCTATCGACGCGGCGGGGCGCGTTCGCTGGGCGACCTCCGGGACCCACACCACGGAGGAGTTCGTGGACGGGATCGAGCGGGCACTCGACCGATGA
- a CDS encoding SCO family protein, with product MDRRHYLRSLAVPAVAGSAGCLGVLGSSGPEGTVLDPPEQDLSAASHPSYGDEMPHFSVPDPITGETVSTEEFEGERAVLWTSFYTHCPDGVCPALILRLRRAQEVAAEEGYADEAAFLALTFDPERDTADVLREYAGQQGVNLDAGNWHFLRPESYEAGQDLLDEEFGLVIEKQAADGYENLEYRFPHYGLILLANKEGIVERAYPRGPQTDIERLVDDFERVVNA from the coding sequence ATGGATCGTCGCCACTATCTGCGGTCGCTCGCCGTTCCCGCCGTCGCCGGGAGCGCCGGCTGTCTCGGCGTGCTGGGGAGCTCCGGTCCCGAAGGCACGGTGCTCGATCCCCCCGAGCAGGACCTGAGCGCGGCCTCACACCCGAGCTACGGCGACGAGATGCCGCACTTCTCCGTCCCGGACCCGATAACCGGCGAGACGGTGTCCACCGAGGAGTTCGAGGGCGAGCGGGCCGTCCTGTGGACCTCCTTTTACACACACTGCCCGGACGGCGTGTGTCCCGCGCTCATCCTCCGGCTCCGGCGCGCACAGGAGGTCGCCGCCGAGGAGGGATACGCCGACGAGGCCGCGTTCCTCGCGCTCACGTTCGACCCCGAGCGGGACACCGCCGACGTCCTCCGCGAGTACGCCGGCCAGCAGGGCGTGAACCTCGATGCCGGCAACTGGCACTTCCTCCGCCCGGAGAGCTACGAGGCGGGTCAGGACCTGTTGGACGAGGAGTTCGGGCTCGTGATCGAAAAGCAGGCGGCCGACGGGTACGAGAACCTGGAGTACCGGTTCCCTCACTACGGACTCATCCTCCTCGCCAACAAGGAAGGGATCGTCGAGCGGGCGTACCCGAGGGGGCCACAGACCGACATCGAGCGGCTCGTCGACGACTTCGAACGGGTGGTGAACGCGTAG
- a CDS encoding preprotein translocase subunit Sec61beta has translation MSSGSNSGGLMSSAGLVRYFDSQDRNAIAINPKTVLAFCILFGVFVQVLSLTVA, from the coding sequence ATGAGCAGCGGCAGCAACTCCGGCGGGCTGATGTCCAGCGCGGGGCTCGTCCGGTACTTCGACTCGCAGGACCGCAACGCCATCGCGATCAACCCCAAGACCGTCCTCGCGTTCTGTATCCTCTTCGGCGTCTTCGTCCAGGTCCTCTCGCTGACGGTCGCGTAG